The Megalops cyprinoides isolate fMegCyp1 chromosome 19, fMegCyp1.pri, whole genome shotgun sequence genome has a window encoding:
- the LOC118795145 gene encoding KN motif and ankyrin repeat domain-containing protein 2-like isoform X1, producing MAQVIHMDSSFPGKSTTPLPHSLLGKEELPYSVETPYGYRLDLDFLKYVNDIEKGNTIKKVPIQRRPRYGSLPRGYGYAGSWWTSTESLCSNASMDSRHSSFSYCAPGYLGSRPAAGGAFRLGSAHVEKTLLDARKRLEEEKEGRRFANLGSTRSSVAGSTSSLSGAYSTGRAQGAAHHTPLSSGLSTPVSPTPAHLQHVREQMAQALRKIRELEEQVKTIPLLQVKISVLQEEKRQLSVQLKSQKFLGHTLGFGKSRHQGELYIHIPEEEALSPTTSEGYRQALGCEIEDTVIVGAAAQSSRKEVRSIGVGPELERGCQQVGVGVQEQDLGLVPETEVLRSQVGQLEMQLKRILQELWAAQSERDRRSPRAHCAVRATSMGLQDPATVSGLRTVLSFTQQPQQWKQRTVGIQVYTLEHPTLLRAERCSFRLRAHGDTAQTLPTDTAQALPTVTAQAPPTATAQTLPTDIAQALPTVTAQALPTDTVQALPTVTVQALPTVTAQARPTVTGQAPPTVTGQAPPTVTAQAPPTVTTQAPPTVTGQAPPTVTAQALPTVTVQALPTVTTQAYPTDTAQTPPTDTAQAPPTKTGPDLSIEIGQTPPIETDPTLPIETGLTPPIETGPVPHIDTGLTLSIETGPVLPIDTGLTLPIETGPVLPIDTGLPRDIDPVLPIDTGLPRDIDPTPPTESSPALPIHAVPSLPIEAAPAPPIDTGPITETTFPVCPQTSLECRGYEETLQTEAVCFKQLREVLQKSDVSTSMPVSNPGIAMETVCDQRLKEHQDAPLQTAVEAIQSEDTSKPASRRRPLRSIMKRRAEGQAPSPSAKKNLQFIGVNGGYESTSSEESSSEDSDVSEYHEVTQRLPECPLQHSKDRSTVSHTGSSTESQQGITQSPSTEQATQQVISQSPSTEQETQQDISQSLSTAQATQQVISQSPSTEQATQQDITQSPSTEQATPPVITQSPSTEQATQQVITQSPSTQQATQQVITQSPSTQQATQQDITQSPSTEQATQQDITQSPSTEQATQQVITQSPSTQQATQQDITQSPSTERETQQDITQSPSTEQATQQDITQSPSTEQATQQDITQSPSTEQATQQDITQSPSTERETQQDITQSPIIDLPMPQISTKSQTPAQESQESMTQSQYTDPAPHQCTSESPVMDHSCIIESPSPDSPFQEASIQSADEPSPKQGTAQPASSAPAALRKTQGQPGVNSSSTQSVTQESRLELSDSLMAALLALQKALNESNAFAQQEARSAYTLVLQEWLRVSSHKAANVGVVRAYMDAFATISAQLLEFVINMADGNGNTALHYTVSHSNFPVVRLLLDTGHCNANKQNKAGYTAIMLTALAAFHSDTDLHTVLQLLHTGDVNAKASQAGQTALMLAVSHGRGDMVGALLSCGAEVNIQDEDGSTALMCACEHGHVDIVRQLLAVPGCDATLTDNDGSTALSIALEACHNDIAVLLHAHLSFTKPPSPVAARSPPSNSAGETK from the exons ATGGCTCAGGTGATCCATATGGACTCCAGCTTCCCAG GGAAgtccaccacccccctcccccactccctcctgGGAAAGGAGGAGCTACCATACTCTGTAGAGACCCCTTACGGCTATCGCCTGGACCTGGACTTCCTCAAGTATGTCAATGACATTGAGAAAGGCAATACCATCAAGAAGGTGCCGATCCAGCGGCGGCCGCGCTACGGCTCGCTGCCGCGAGGCTACGGCTACGCCGGCTCCTGGTGGACATCCACCGAGTCGCTGTGCTCCAACGCCAGCATGGACAGCCGCCACTCATCCTTCTCCTACTGCGCCCCGGGCTACTTGGGCTCCCGGCCCGCTGCGGGCGGGGCCTTCAGGCTCGGCTCTGCGCATGTGGAGAAGACACTGCTGGACGCGCggaagaggctggaggaggagaaggagggccGCAGATTCGCCAACCTGGGCAGCACAcgcagcagtgtggcaggatCCACCAGTTCCCTGTCCGGCGCCTACAGCACCGGCCGTGCTCAGGGCGCAGCTCATCACACCCCCCTGAGCTCGGGCCTGTCCACACCTGTCTCAcctacacctgcacacctgcaacACGTGCGCGAGCAGATGGCTCAGGCTCTGCGGAAGATccgggagctggaggagcaggtgaaGACCATCCCCCTGCTGCAGGTGAAGATCTCAGTGTTGCAGGAGGAGAAGCGGCAGCTGAGTGTCCAGCTTAAGAGCCAGAAGTTCCTGGGCCACACTCTGGGGTTTGGGAAGAGCCGCCACCAGGGGGAGCTCTACATCCACATCCCAGAGGAGGAGGCTCTATCTCCCACCACCTCTGAGGGTTACAGGCAAGCTTTGGGCTGTGAGATTGAGGACACGGTGATCGTGGGGGCAGCAgctcagagcagcaggaagGAGGTACGCTCTATCGGAGTGGGGCCAGAGCTGGAGCGGGGGTGCCAGCAAGTGGGGGTTGGGGTTCAGGAGCAGGACCTGGGGCTGGTGCCAGAGACGGAGGTACTGAGGAGCCAGGTGGGGCAGCTGGAGATGCAGCTGAAGAGAATCCTGCAAGAACTGTGGGcagcacagagtgagagagacaggcggTCCCCACGAgcacactgtgctgtcagagctACCAGCATGGGCCTGCAGGACCCAGCCACAGTGTCAGGGCTGCGGACAGTGCTCAGCTTTACCCAGCAGCCCCAGCAGTGGAAGCAGAGGACTGTGGGAATCCAGGTTTATACTCTGGAGCACCCCACTCTGCTGAGGGCAGAGAGATGCAGCTTTCGATTACGGGCACACGGTGACACTGCCCAAACCCTGCCCACAGACACTGCCCAAGCCCTGCCCACAGTCACTGCCCAAGCCCCGCCCACAGCCACTGCCCAAACCCTGCCCACAGACATTGCCCAAGCCCTGCCCACAGTCACTGCCCAAGCCCTGCCCACAGACACTGTCCAAGCCCTGCCCACAGTCACTGTCCAAGCCCTGCCCACAGTCACTGCCCAAGCCCGGCCCACAGTCACTGGCCAAGCCCCGCCCACAGTCACTGGCCAAGCCCCGCCCACAGTCACTGCCCAAGCCCCACCCACAGTCACTACCCAAGCCCCGCCCACAGTCACTGGCCAAGCCCCGCCCACAGTCACTGCCCAAGCCCTGCCCACAGTCACTGTCCAAGCCCTGCCCACAGTCACTACCCAAGCCTACCCCACAGACACTGCCCAAACCCcgcccacagacacagcccaAGCCCCGCCCACAAAAACTGGCCCTGACTTGTCCATAGAAATTGGCCAGACCCCACCCATAGAGACTGATCCCACCCTGCCCATAGAGACTGGCCTGACTCCGCCCATAGAGACTGGCCCCGTCCCGCACATAGATACTGGCCTGACTCTGTCCATAGAGACTGGCCCTGTCCTGCCCATAGATACTGGCCTAACTCTGCCCATAGAGACTGGCCCCGTCCTGCCTATAGATACTGGCCTGCCCAGAGATATTGACCCCGTCCTGCCCATAGATACTGGCCTGCCCAGAGATAttgaccccaccccacccacagaGAGTAGCCCTGCCCTTCCTATACACGCTGTCCCCTCCCTGCCCATAGAGGCTGCCCCAGCCCCACCCATAGACACAGGCCCCATCACAGAGACTACCTTCCCAGTCTGTCCCCAAACCTCCCTGGAGTGCAGAGGGTATGAAGAAACCCTGCAGACTGAAG CAGTCTGTTTTAAGCAACTTCGAGAGGTCCTTCAGAAGAGCGATGTGTCCACTTCAATGCCTGTCTCCAATCCTGGCATTGCTATGGAGACAGTCTGTGATCAGAGATTAAAGGAGCATCAGGATGCCCCCTTGCAGACAGCCGTGGAGGCAATACAATCAGAGGACACATCAAAGCCAG CCTCAAGAAGGCGTCCACTGCGATCCATCATGAAGAGAAGAGCAGAGGGGCAggctccctctccttcagctAAGAAAAACCTGCAGTTTATTGGGGTCAATGGGGG GTATGAGTCTACATCttcagaggagagcagcagtgaggacaGTGATGTCAGTGAATATCATGAGGTCACCCAGAGACTCCCTGAATGTCCACTTCAGCATTCAAAGGATAGATCCACTGTTTCTCATACAGGGAGTTCCACTGAGTCTCAGCAGGGTATCACCCAATCACCCTCCACAGAACAGGCAACCCAGCAGGTTATCAGCCAATCACCATCCACAGAACAGGAAACCCAGCAGGATATCAGCCAATCACTATCCACAGCACAGGCAACCCAGCAGGTTATCAGCCAATCACCATCCACAGAACAGGCAACCCAGCAGGATATCACCCAATCACCATCCACAGAACAGGCAACCCCGCCGGTTATCACCCAATCACCATCCACAGAACAGGCAACCCAGCAGGTTATCACACAATCACCATCCACACAACAGGCAACCCAGCAGGTTATCACACAATCACCATCCACACAACAGGCAACCCAGCAGGATATCACCCAATCACCATCCACAGAACAGGCAACCCAGCAGGATATCACACAATCACCATCCACAGAACAGGCAACCCAGCAGGTTATCACACAATCACCATCCACACAACAGGCAACCCAGCAGGATATCACCCAATCACCATCCACAGAACGGGAAACCCAGCAGGATATCACCCAATCACCATCCACAGAACAGGCAACCCAGCAGGATATCACCCAATCACCATCCACAGAACAGGCAACCCAGCAGGATATCACCCAATCACCATCCACAGAACAGGCAACCCAGCAGGATATCACCCAATCACCATCCACAGAACGGGAAACCCAGCAGGATATCACCCAATCACCAATTATAGACTTACCAATGCCACAGATTTCCACTAAATCACAAACCCCAGCCCAAGAATCCCAGGAGAGTATGACCCAATCACAATACACAGACCCTGCACCTCACCAGTGCACCAGCGAATCACCAGTGATGGACCATTCATGTATAATCGAGTCTCCATCACCAGACTCCCCCTTCCAAGAAGCTTCTATTCAATCAGCGGATGAGCCTTCCCCTAAACAAGGCACTGCCCAGCCAGCAAGCTCGGCCCCTGCTGCCCTGCGGAAAACCCAGGGACAGCCAGGTGTAAACTCCAGTTCCACCCAATCTGTCACCCAGGAAAGCAG GCTGGAGTTGAGTGACAGTCTGATGGCAGCTCTCCTGGCCTTGCAGAAAGCTCTGAATGAATCTAATGCCTTCGCCCAGCAGGAGGCG aggTCAGCCTACACCTTGGTGTTGCAGGAGTGGCTGCGTGTATCCAGTCATAAGGCAGCCAACGTGGGCGTGGTCAGGGCCTACATGGATGCCTTTGCCACCATCTCCGCTCAGCTGCTGGAGTTCGTGATCAACATGGCCGATGGCAACGGAAACACAGCCCTGCATTACACAGTGTCTCACTCCAACTTCCCTGTGGTCAGACTACTGCTGGACACAG GTCACTGTAATGCAAATAAGCAGAACAAAGCTGGATACACAGCCATCATGCTGACTGCACTGGCTGCATTCCATTCGGACACTGATCTGCATACTGTGCTACAGCTGCTGCACACAGGAGATGTCAATGCCAAGGCCAGCCAG GCAGGACAGACGGCTCTCATGCTGGCTGTCAGTCATGGGCGGGGAGACATGGTGGGGGCGTTGCTGTCCTGTGGGGCAGAGGTCAACATTCAGGATGAGGACGGTTCCACGGCGCTCATGTGTGCCTGTGAACACGGCCATGTGGACATCGTGCGGCAGTTACTGGCAGTCCCAGGCTGTGATGCCACTCTCACAGACAAC GATGGCAGTACCGCCCTGTCCATTGCCCTGGAGGCCTGTCACAACGATATCGCAGTTCTGCTGCACGCTCACCTCAGCTTCACCAAGCCACCCTCTCCT GTGGCAGCAAGGAGTCCTCCAAGTAATTCTGCTGGTGAAACTAAGTAA
- the LOC118795145 gene encoding KN motif and ankyrin repeat domain-containing protein 2-like isoform X2: MAQVIHMDSSFPGKSTTPLPHSLLGKEELPYSVETPYGYRLDLDFLKYVNDIEKGNTIKKVPIQRRPRYGSLPRGYGYAGSWWTSTESLCSNASMDSRHSSFSYCAPGYLGSRPAAGGAFRLGSAHVEKTLLDARKRLEEEKEGRRFANLGSTRSSVAGSTSSLSGAYSTGRAQGAAHHTPLSSGLSTPVSPTPAHLQHVREQMAQALRKIRELEEQVKTIPLLQVKISVLQEEKRQLSVQLKSQKFLGHTLGFGKSRHQGELYIHIPEEEALSPTTSEGYRQALGCEIEDTVIVGAAAQSSRKEVRSIGVGPELERGCQQVGVGVQEQDLGLVPETEVLRSQVGQLEMQLKRILQELWAAQSERDRRSPRAHCAVRATSMGLQDPATVSGLRTVLSFTQQPQQWKQRTVGIQVYTLEHPTLLRAERCSFRLRAHGDTAQTLPTDTAQALPTVTAQAPPTATAQTLPTDIAQALPTVTAQALPTDTVQALPTVTVQALPTVTAQARPTVTGQAPPTVTGQAPPTVTAQAPPTVTTQAPPTVTGQAPPTVTAQALPTVTVQALPTVTTQAYPTDTAQTPPTDTAQAPPTKTGPDLSIEIGQTPPIETDPTLPIETGLTPPIETGPVPHIDTGLTLSIETGPVLPIDTGLTLPIETGPVLPIDTGLPRDIDPVLPIDTGLPRDIDPTPPTESSPALPIHAVPSLPIEAAPAPPIDTGPITETTFPVCPQTSLECRGYEETLQTEVCFKQLREVLQKSDVSTSMPVSNPGIAMETVCDQRLKEHQDAPLQTAVEAIQSEDTSKPASRRRPLRSIMKRRAEGQAPSPSAKKNLQFIGVNGGYESTSSEESSSEDSDVSEYHEVTQRLPECPLQHSKDRSTVSHTGSSTESQQGITQSPSTEQATQQVISQSPSTEQETQQDISQSLSTAQATQQVISQSPSTEQATQQDITQSPSTEQATPPVITQSPSTEQATQQVITQSPSTQQATQQVITQSPSTQQATQQDITQSPSTEQATQQDITQSPSTEQATQQVITQSPSTQQATQQDITQSPSTERETQQDITQSPSTEQATQQDITQSPSTEQATQQDITQSPSTEQATQQDITQSPSTERETQQDITQSPIIDLPMPQISTKSQTPAQESQESMTQSQYTDPAPHQCTSESPVMDHSCIIESPSPDSPFQEASIQSADEPSPKQGTAQPASSAPAALRKTQGQPGVNSSSTQSVTQESRLELSDSLMAALLALQKALNESNAFAQQEARSAYTLVLQEWLRVSSHKAANVGVVRAYMDAFATISAQLLEFVINMADGNGNTALHYTVSHSNFPVVRLLLDTGHCNANKQNKAGYTAIMLTALAAFHSDTDLHTVLQLLHTGDVNAKASQAGQTALMLAVSHGRGDMVGALLSCGAEVNIQDEDGSTALMCACEHGHVDIVRQLLAVPGCDATLTDNDGSTALSIALEACHNDIAVLLHAHLSFTKPPSPVAARSPPSNSAGETK, from the exons ATGGCTCAGGTGATCCATATGGACTCCAGCTTCCCAG GGAAgtccaccacccccctcccccactccctcctgGGAAAGGAGGAGCTACCATACTCTGTAGAGACCCCTTACGGCTATCGCCTGGACCTGGACTTCCTCAAGTATGTCAATGACATTGAGAAAGGCAATACCATCAAGAAGGTGCCGATCCAGCGGCGGCCGCGCTACGGCTCGCTGCCGCGAGGCTACGGCTACGCCGGCTCCTGGTGGACATCCACCGAGTCGCTGTGCTCCAACGCCAGCATGGACAGCCGCCACTCATCCTTCTCCTACTGCGCCCCGGGCTACTTGGGCTCCCGGCCCGCTGCGGGCGGGGCCTTCAGGCTCGGCTCTGCGCATGTGGAGAAGACACTGCTGGACGCGCggaagaggctggaggaggagaaggagggccGCAGATTCGCCAACCTGGGCAGCACAcgcagcagtgtggcaggatCCACCAGTTCCCTGTCCGGCGCCTACAGCACCGGCCGTGCTCAGGGCGCAGCTCATCACACCCCCCTGAGCTCGGGCCTGTCCACACCTGTCTCAcctacacctgcacacctgcaacACGTGCGCGAGCAGATGGCTCAGGCTCTGCGGAAGATccgggagctggaggagcaggtgaaGACCATCCCCCTGCTGCAGGTGAAGATCTCAGTGTTGCAGGAGGAGAAGCGGCAGCTGAGTGTCCAGCTTAAGAGCCAGAAGTTCCTGGGCCACACTCTGGGGTTTGGGAAGAGCCGCCACCAGGGGGAGCTCTACATCCACATCCCAGAGGAGGAGGCTCTATCTCCCACCACCTCTGAGGGTTACAGGCAAGCTTTGGGCTGTGAGATTGAGGACACGGTGATCGTGGGGGCAGCAgctcagagcagcaggaagGAGGTACGCTCTATCGGAGTGGGGCCAGAGCTGGAGCGGGGGTGCCAGCAAGTGGGGGTTGGGGTTCAGGAGCAGGACCTGGGGCTGGTGCCAGAGACGGAGGTACTGAGGAGCCAGGTGGGGCAGCTGGAGATGCAGCTGAAGAGAATCCTGCAAGAACTGTGGGcagcacagagtgagagagacaggcggTCCCCACGAgcacactgtgctgtcagagctACCAGCATGGGCCTGCAGGACCCAGCCACAGTGTCAGGGCTGCGGACAGTGCTCAGCTTTACCCAGCAGCCCCAGCAGTGGAAGCAGAGGACTGTGGGAATCCAGGTTTATACTCTGGAGCACCCCACTCTGCTGAGGGCAGAGAGATGCAGCTTTCGATTACGGGCACACGGTGACACTGCCCAAACCCTGCCCACAGACACTGCCCAAGCCCTGCCCACAGTCACTGCCCAAGCCCCGCCCACAGCCACTGCCCAAACCCTGCCCACAGACATTGCCCAAGCCCTGCCCACAGTCACTGCCCAAGCCCTGCCCACAGACACTGTCCAAGCCCTGCCCACAGTCACTGTCCAAGCCCTGCCCACAGTCACTGCCCAAGCCCGGCCCACAGTCACTGGCCAAGCCCCGCCCACAGTCACTGGCCAAGCCCCGCCCACAGTCACTGCCCAAGCCCCACCCACAGTCACTACCCAAGCCCCGCCCACAGTCACTGGCCAAGCCCCGCCCACAGTCACTGCCCAAGCCCTGCCCACAGTCACTGTCCAAGCCCTGCCCACAGTCACTACCCAAGCCTACCCCACAGACACTGCCCAAACCCcgcccacagacacagcccaAGCCCCGCCCACAAAAACTGGCCCTGACTTGTCCATAGAAATTGGCCAGACCCCACCCATAGAGACTGATCCCACCCTGCCCATAGAGACTGGCCTGACTCCGCCCATAGAGACTGGCCCCGTCCCGCACATAGATACTGGCCTGACTCTGTCCATAGAGACTGGCCCTGTCCTGCCCATAGATACTGGCCTAACTCTGCCCATAGAGACTGGCCCCGTCCTGCCTATAGATACTGGCCTGCCCAGAGATATTGACCCCGTCCTGCCCATAGATACTGGCCTGCCCAGAGATAttgaccccaccccacccacagaGAGTAGCCCTGCCCTTCCTATACACGCTGTCCCCTCCCTGCCCATAGAGGCTGCCCCAGCCCCACCCATAGACACAGGCCCCATCACAGAGACTACCTTCCCAGTCTGTCCCCAAACCTCCCTGGAGTGCAGAGGGTATGAAGAAACCCTGCAGACTGAAG TCTGTTTTAAGCAACTTCGAGAGGTCCTTCAGAAGAGCGATGTGTCCACTTCAATGCCTGTCTCCAATCCTGGCATTGCTATGGAGACAGTCTGTGATCAGAGATTAAAGGAGCATCAGGATGCCCCCTTGCAGACAGCCGTGGAGGCAATACAATCAGAGGACACATCAAAGCCAG CCTCAAGAAGGCGTCCACTGCGATCCATCATGAAGAGAAGAGCAGAGGGGCAggctccctctccttcagctAAGAAAAACCTGCAGTTTATTGGGGTCAATGGGGG GTATGAGTCTACATCttcagaggagagcagcagtgaggacaGTGATGTCAGTGAATATCATGAGGTCACCCAGAGACTCCCTGAATGTCCACTTCAGCATTCAAAGGATAGATCCACTGTTTCTCATACAGGGAGTTCCACTGAGTCTCAGCAGGGTATCACCCAATCACCCTCCACAGAACAGGCAACCCAGCAGGTTATCAGCCAATCACCATCCACAGAACAGGAAACCCAGCAGGATATCAGCCAATCACTATCCACAGCACAGGCAACCCAGCAGGTTATCAGCCAATCACCATCCACAGAACAGGCAACCCAGCAGGATATCACCCAATCACCATCCACAGAACAGGCAACCCCGCCGGTTATCACCCAATCACCATCCACAGAACAGGCAACCCAGCAGGTTATCACACAATCACCATCCACACAACAGGCAACCCAGCAGGTTATCACACAATCACCATCCACACAACAGGCAACCCAGCAGGATATCACCCAATCACCATCCACAGAACAGGCAACCCAGCAGGATATCACACAATCACCATCCACAGAACAGGCAACCCAGCAGGTTATCACACAATCACCATCCACACAACAGGCAACCCAGCAGGATATCACCCAATCACCATCCACAGAACGGGAAACCCAGCAGGATATCACCCAATCACCATCCACAGAACAGGCAACCCAGCAGGATATCACCCAATCACCATCCACAGAACAGGCAACCCAGCAGGATATCACCCAATCACCATCCACAGAACAGGCAACCCAGCAGGATATCACCCAATCACCATCCACAGAACGGGAAACCCAGCAGGATATCACCCAATCACCAATTATAGACTTACCAATGCCACAGATTTCCACTAAATCACAAACCCCAGCCCAAGAATCCCAGGAGAGTATGACCCAATCACAATACACAGACCCTGCACCTCACCAGTGCACCAGCGAATCACCAGTGATGGACCATTCATGTATAATCGAGTCTCCATCACCAGACTCCCCCTTCCAAGAAGCTTCTATTCAATCAGCGGATGAGCCTTCCCCTAAACAAGGCACTGCCCAGCCAGCAAGCTCGGCCCCTGCTGCCCTGCGGAAAACCCAGGGACAGCCAGGTGTAAACTCCAGTTCCACCCAATCTGTCACCCAGGAAAGCAG GCTGGAGTTGAGTGACAGTCTGATGGCAGCTCTCCTGGCCTTGCAGAAAGCTCTGAATGAATCTAATGCCTTCGCCCAGCAGGAGGCG aggTCAGCCTACACCTTGGTGTTGCAGGAGTGGCTGCGTGTATCCAGTCATAAGGCAGCCAACGTGGGCGTGGTCAGGGCCTACATGGATGCCTTTGCCACCATCTCCGCTCAGCTGCTGGAGTTCGTGATCAACATGGCCGATGGCAACGGAAACACAGCCCTGCATTACACAGTGTCTCACTCCAACTTCCCTGTGGTCAGACTACTGCTGGACACAG GTCACTGTAATGCAAATAAGCAGAACAAAGCTGGATACACAGCCATCATGCTGACTGCACTGGCTGCATTCCATTCGGACACTGATCTGCATACTGTGCTACAGCTGCTGCACACAGGAGATGTCAATGCCAAGGCCAGCCAG GCAGGACAGACGGCTCTCATGCTGGCTGTCAGTCATGGGCGGGGAGACATGGTGGGGGCGTTGCTGTCCTGTGGGGCAGAGGTCAACATTCAGGATGAGGACGGTTCCACGGCGCTCATGTGTGCCTGTGAACACGGCCATGTGGACATCGTGCGGCAGTTACTGGCAGTCCCAGGCTGTGATGCCACTCTCACAGACAAC GATGGCAGTACCGCCCTGTCCATTGCCCTGGAGGCCTGTCACAACGATATCGCAGTTCTGCTGCACGCTCACCTCAGCTTCACCAAGCCACCCTCTCCT GTGGCAGCAAGGAGTCCTCCAAGTAATTCTGCTGGTGAAACTAAGTAA